From a region of the Candidatus Melainabacteria bacterium genome:
- a CDS encoding acyl-CoA dehydrogenase, which produces MNPANKKIGKPGVTASDDTNLAEEVLRQSGKGSAEVEAVGTIDRADEVFEKTLEARFRTSESPVAKGVFGNSPLRLFAPHARPAGFAEKPAYLQVMAACIDIVAAHNEAGTLFDEKEKISDVCIRDLSEAGYFGLLIDPEFGGEGALLSDFMPFLTEMAAKGDATTAGLASIHGCIGAVDPLIGFGSDEQKARFLPKLASGGALSAFALTEPNAGSDLTQLRTTAVLDGDDYVVNGRKLFISNIRPGRTIGLVAMIDGKHAVLIVDLPAEENEHFQLDKYEIHAVRHIYNYGIVFKDLRVPKANLLVPPVGDGLTVAYHGLNRGRIALCANASGVMRTLLAAMLPWADYRVTYGDKIASRELVQRRIAHAASRIVGADALVAWCSSLLDQGYRGELECIIAKVFGSESLKEVAIEDALKTLGGRSLLKGSIVGDNIHDLLAPMIYEGEGEVLAMAFFKGLIKDPGNSYMGPVMAAMAASGVEMKYLLKWRGGKTLAQVGKLLKPANFLRLVRASLPMAGWIFRTESRFGDFQSVSEVNPKLRRHAKFALKNFTRLAKRIERAMLKYQVALADRQLQMVQMSMAVQRTVTMLAVVQYATERGDEATIAAADVLCRDLTMQLVGGLPDDGYFRACTKLARLVSDGKFTQLAGVPQATILRQYDQK; this is translated from the coding sequence ATGAACCCCGCTAACAAAAAGATTGGGAAGCCAGGTGTTACGGCTTCCGACGACACGAATCTCGCGGAAGAGGTCCTGCGCCAGAGTGGCAAGGGATCGGCTGAGGTCGAGGCTGTCGGCACGATCGACCGTGCCGATGAAGTCTTCGAGAAGACTCTCGAGGCCCGTTTCCGCACTTCCGAAAGCCCGGTAGCCAAGGGCGTTTTCGGCAATTCCCCCCTGCGGCTCTTCGCGCCCCATGCCCGCCCGGCTGGGTTCGCTGAGAAACCCGCGTACCTTCAGGTCATGGCCGCGTGCATCGACATTGTCGCTGCGCATAACGAGGCGGGCACGCTTTTCGACGAGAAAGAAAAGATCTCCGACGTTTGCATCCGTGATCTGTCCGAAGCTGGCTACTTCGGTCTGCTCATTGACCCGGAGTTCGGTGGAGAAGGTGCTCTGTTGTCTGACTTCATGCCATTTCTGACCGAGATGGCGGCCAAGGGTGACGCGACGACGGCCGGGTTGGCTTCCATCCACGGCTGTATCGGTGCTGTCGACCCGCTTATTGGCTTCGGCTCCGACGAGCAGAAGGCTCGTTTCCTGCCCAAGCTGGCTTCGGGCGGGGCGCTCTCGGCATTTGCTCTGACCGAGCCCAATGCCGGTTCCGACCTGACGCAGCTGCGCACCACGGCTGTGCTCGACGGCGACGACTACGTGGTGAACGGGCGCAAGCTCTTCATCTCCAACATCCGACCCGGTCGCACCATCGGTCTCGTGGCCATGATCGACGGCAAGCATGCCGTGTTGATCGTGGACCTGCCGGCCGAGGAGAACGAGCACTTCCAGCTCGACAAGTACGAGATCCACGCCGTACGCCACATCTACAACTACGGCATCGTCTTCAAGGACCTGCGCGTTCCCAAGGCCAACCTGCTCGTGCCGCCGGTCGGAGACGGTCTCACCGTCGCCTATCACGGCCTCAACCGTGGGCGTATCGCTCTGTGCGCGAACGCCTCGGGTGTGATGCGTACGCTGCTTGCGGCGATGTTGCCGTGGGCCGACTACCGCGTTACCTACGGCGACAAGATCGCCAGCCGTGAGCTGGTGCAGCGCCGCATCGCCCACGCCGCTTCTCGCATCGTCGGTGCCGACGCGCTCGTGGCCTGGTGTTCCTCGCTGCTCGACCAGGGTTACCGCGGCGAGCTCGAGTGCATCATCGCCAAGGTGTTCGGCTCGGAGTCGCTCAAGGAAGTGGCTATCGAAGACGCGCTCAAGACGCTGGGCGGACGTTCGCTGCTCAAGGGCAGCATCGTCGGCGACAACATCCACGACCTGCTCGCGCCCATGATCTACGAGGGTGAGGGCGAGGTCCTGGCCATGGCCTTCTTCAAGGGTCTGATCAAGGACCCGGGCAACAGCTACATGGGGCCGGTCATGGCTGCCATGGCAGCCTCCGGCGTGGAGATGAAGTACCTGCTCAAGTGGCGGGGCGGCAAGACGCTGGCTCAGGTGGGCAAGCTCCTCAAGCCTGCCAACTTCCTGCGTCTGGTGCGCGCGTCTCTGCCCATGGCGGGCTGGATCTTCCGCACCGAGAGCCGCTTCGGCGACTTCCAGAGCGTCTCTGAGGTCAACCCGAAGCTGCGCCGCCACGCCAAGTTCGCCCTCAAGAACTTCACACGTCTGGCCAAGCGCATCGAGCGCGCCATGCTCAAGTACCAGGTGGCGCTGGCTGACCGTCAGCTCCAGATGGTGCAGATGTCCATGGCTGTGCAGCGCACTGTGACGATGCTGGCGGTGGTGCAGTATGCCACCGAGCGTGGTGACGAGGCGACGATCGCGGCGGCCGATGTGCTCTGCCGTGACCTGACCATGCAGCTCGTCGGTGGTTTGCCCGATGACGGCTACTTCCGCGCCTGCACGAAGCTGGCTCGGCTTGTCTCTGACGGCAAGTTCACGCAGCTTGCCGGTGTTCCGCAGGCTACCATCCTGCGCCAGTACGACCAGAAGTAG
- a CDS encoding M4 family peptidase, whose amino-acid sequence MNRTTQGIIPPDMLLHLANATGHSAYLNTLIQTQTLWAKGQKKVTYKKALKNAQRIIYDAKNSQRLPGTKVRAENDPATGDKIVNDAYDFHGMMRDFLKVVFGRDSIDGQGMDLIGTVHYGSGYNNAFWNSRQMTYGDGDGVIFATFVLLDVIGHEMFHGVTEHTCGLEYYGQSGALNESLSDVFGVGLRQWVGKLTVDQDSWLIGPGIFAKGIKGRALRDMRNPGTAYNDPKIGRDRQPAHMKDFVNTSSDNGGVHTNSGITNKAFAEFAIAVGGYSWEKALPVWFNTACVSGLVKSDTDFQGFANATVTTCRKMFPEIVDKLVAAWDKVGIKVA is encoded by the coding sequence ATGAACCGCACGACTCAGGGAATCATCCCGCCCGACATGCTTCTCCACTTGGCCAATGCCACCGGCCACAGTGCTTACCTGAACACCCTGATCCAGACCCAGACGCTCTGGGCCAAGGGTCAGAAGAAGGTCACCTACAAGAAGGCGCTCAAGAACGCCCAGCGCATCATCTACGATGCGAAGAACAGCCAGCGCCTGCCCGGCACCAAGGTGCGCGCCGAGAACGACCCGGCCACCGGCGACAAGATCGTCAACGACGCCTACGACTTCCACGGCATGATGCGCGACTTCCTCAAGGTCGTCTTCGGCCGCGACAGCATCGACGGTCAGGGCATGGACCTGATCGGCACCGTGCACTACGGCTCGGGCTACAACAACGCCTTCTGGAACTCCCGCCAGATGACGTACGGCGACGGTGACGGCGTCATCTTCGCCACGTTCGTCCTGCTCGATGTGATCGGTCACGAGATGTTCCACGGCGTCACCGAGCACACCTGCGGCCTGGAGTACTACGGCCAGTCCGGTGCGCTCAACGAGAGCCTCTCCGACGTCTTCGGTGTCGGCCTGCGTCAGTGGGTCGGCAAGCTCACCGTCGACCAGGACTCCTGGCTGATCGGCCCGGGCATCTTCGCCAAGGGCATCAAGGGCCGCGCCCTGCGCGACATGCGCAACCCCGGCACCGCCTACAACGACCCCAAGATCGGTCGCGACCGCCAGCCGGCGCACATGAAGGACTTCGTCAACACGTCGTCCGACAACGGCGGCGTCCACACCAACAGCGGCATCACGAACAAGGCCTTCGCCGAGTTCGCCATCGCCGTCGGCGGCTACTCCTGGGAGAAGGCGCTGCCGGTGTGGTTCAACACCGCCTGCGTCTCCGGGCTCGTGAAGAGCGACACCGACTTCCAGGGCTTCGCCAACGCGACGGTCACCACCTGCCGCAAGATGTTCCCGGAGATCGTCGACAAGCTCGTCGCCGCCTGGGACAAGGTCGGCATCAAGGTCGCCTGA
- a CDS encoding PLP-dependent aminotransferase family protein → MIIAMMITLNIQLDRNSDVTLDRQLYNHIRAAILSGEMKPGMRVLSTRELSETLKISRSTVVDAYKQLIAEGYLDAKAKSNTFVCLELPASQSGPVPARVTNKLTELGKRLSKTEVIESPVGEDLEIPFYFWRNALEELPLEQWTKNLWKRSRVAQSSLLDWGPRAGSMRLRQAIADLVRQTRGIDCSPAQVITTLGYQQAMDMISRLFIARGDLVAMENPCFMDTRAAIEAYGAELVPIDVDESGLIVEQLAARTRNDIKLLCLTPSHQFPTGTILSMSRRMELLDWSRKANTVILEDDYDSEFRYEGQPIPALAGLDRNSLVVYVGSFSKILYTSFGIGYMVVPENLVELFENMRRLAADPLPAQMQEALADFIEEGHLKRHIKHMKPIYEERRSALIHSLKQHLGHRVTIFGDNAGLHVMARIKSLVPDQILIARCARVGVGLVSTTNCYLENPRRGEFVFGYGNLSPEEIREGIRRLSAIVTHSD, encoded by the coding sequence ATGATCATCGCGATGATGATCACCCTTAATATCCAGCTAGATCGAAACAGTGACGTAACACTCGATCGCCAGTTGTACAACCACATCCGCGCCGCCATCCTGTCGGGCGAGATGAAGCCTGGAATGCGGGTTTTATCGACGCGCGAATTATCAGAGACGCTGAAAATTTCCCGCTCTACAGTTGTCGATGCGTACAAACAGCTGATTGCTGAGGGATATCTGGACGCAAAAGCCAAGTCCAATACCTTCGTATGTCTGGAATTGCCTGCTTCTCAGAGCGGCCCGGTGCCTGCTCGCGTCACCAACAAATTGACAGAATTGGGCAAGAGACTGAGCAAGACTGAGGTGATCGAATCACCTGTGGGCGAGGACCTGGAGATTCCCTTTTATTTCTGGCGCAATGCGCTCGAAGAATTGCCACTTGAGCAGTGGACGAAAAATTTGTGGAAACGCAGTCGTGTCGCTCAGAGCAGTTTGCTCGATTGGGGACCACGAGCCGGTTCGATGAGGTTGCGTCAGGCAATTGCCGATCTCGTCAGGCAGACGCGCGGCATCGATTGTTCGCCTGCCCAGGTGATTACAACACTTGGATATCAGCAAGCGATGGATATGATCAGTCGCTTGTTCATCGCCAGAGGCGATCTGGTGGCTATGGAAAATCCCTGCTTCATGGACACGCGTGCGGCCATCGAGGCTTACGGTGCCGAACTTGTGCCCATCGATGTAGATGAATCAGGCTTGATTGTCGAGCAACTGGCCGCACGCACCAGAAATGACATCAAATTGCTCTGTTTGACGCCTTCACATCAATTTCCTACAGGTACGATTCTTTCTATGTCGAGGCGCATGGAACTTCTTGATTGGTCCCGCAAAGCCAATACTGTGATTTTAGAGGACGATTACGACAGCGAGTTTCGATACGAAGGGCAGCCCATACCCGCTCTAGCTGGTCTGGACAGAAACAGTCTGGTCGTCTATGTGGGCAGTTTCAGCAAGATTCTCTACACCTCTTTTGGCATAGGCTATATGGTCGTGCCTGAAAATCTTGTTGAACTATTCGAGAATATGCGCCGGCTGGCCGCTGACCCGTTGCCTGCGCAGATGCAGGAGGCATTGGCCGACTTCATCGAAGAAGGGCATCTAAAGCGGCATATCAAGCATATGAAGCCAATTTATGAGGAAAGGCGTTCGGCTTTGATACACAGCCTCAAGCAGCATCTGGGCCATCGAGTCACCATATTTGGTGACAATGCCGGACTGCATGTCATGGCTAGAATCAAATCGCTTGTCCCGGATCAAATACTGATTGCGCGCTGTGCCAGAGTCGGCGTCGGTCTGGTTTCAACCACGAACTGCTATCTCGAGAATCCGCGCCGCGGCGAGTTTGTCTTCGGTTACGGCAACCTTTCTCCCGAGGAGATTCGAGAGGGCATTCGACGGCTGAGTGCAATTGTTACTCACAGTGATTGA
- a CDS encoding M1 family peptidase: protein MCKFHNTENGIGAHVALDSFRLPKTVVPTDYVIKLFPNPTGKSGRFRGEETIAVTVKEATDVVSLNVCDISIQKVRITRGGKSIVGKVSINKETEVATITFPRQIAAGDWKLHLSFTGSHNQGLRGFYKSTWEDEAGKTHTIVTTQHEATEARKTFPCFDEPNFKATFKVSLVVDKHLVALSNGRRLKETPVSRRRKLVEFARTPKMSTYLTCFIVGEFESSEPAFVNGKEIRIWCVPGKKHMTSWALKCAVRGIEWFEEYFGVPYFGGDKIDHVAIPDFEAGAMENTGCVTYREEALLCDEATAAHDELEGIAVTVLHETSHFWFGDLVTMDWWNGLWLNESFATFMENLCLAMWKPEWKIWDGFGGTRAAALRIDGLKSTHPIEMPVNHPDEVDELFDAISYNKGGSVLDMIHQYIGFETFREGIRIYLKRHGLSNTQTGDLWDALEEACRLSGSNVPVRRIMDAWVFTPGHPVVSVERGEKPGTIKVTQQQFQFLNEEPSTALWPIPLIIKTRTASGDIVKQTVLFDTADATIDVGEGFQWVKLNAGGSGVHRVRYSSELALALTANVQENLSVIERFNLVNDAWAGVRAGLSTSIDFLELVPRFAGETDPTVFGIILGGLGAMHRLLPEEKRQPLKDIIRAFARPTFDQLGWTPVAGESVQTTQLRASLFSTLGTTCEDPEVRARAEELFAAWQKDRASVDPNLVSVFVGILAYFGDQARYEEFKQLFKTARTPSDSNTFLFSLYGFRSLELLKLTLDFSFSDEVSVQNSPYLFAGLLGNKYSQEFAWNYLRDNWEKVKSAFPTNMVPAIARACGSLDTPDRAAEVRQFFSTHEVKAGAMAVAQMLEQLSIAVRLRENETNRLLDYLAKR from the coding sequence ATGTGTAAGTTTCACAACACCGAAAACGGCATCGGCGCGCACGTCGCTCTCGACAGCTTCCGGCTGCCGAAGACCGTCGTTCCGACCGACTATGTGATCAAGCTTTTCCCGAACCCCACGGGCAAGAGCGGTCGTTTCCGCGGTGAGGAGACGATCGCCGTTACCGTCAAGGAAGCGACCGACGTCGTTTCCCTGAACGTCTGCGACATCAGCATCCAGAAGGTCCGCATCACGCGCGGTGGCAAGTCCATCGTCGGCAAGGTGTCGATCAACAAGGAGACCGAGGTCGCCACCATCACCTTCCCGCGGCAGATCGCGGCAGGCGACTGGAAGCTGCACCTGAGCTTCACCGGGTCGCACAACCAGGGTCTGCGCGGCTTCTACAAGTCGACCTGGGAGGACGAGGCGGGCAAGACCCACACCATCGTCACCACTCAGCACGAGGCGACGGAAGCTCGCAAGACCTTCCCCTGCTTCGATGAGCCCAACTTCAAGGCCACCTTCAAGGTCAGCCTGGTCGTCGACAAGCATCTGGTGGCGCTCTCCAACGGGCGTCGTCTCAAGGAGACCCCGGTCTCGCGCCGGCGCAAGCTGGTCGAGTTCGCCCGCACTCCCAAGATGTCGACCTACCTCACCTGCTTCATCGTCGGTGAGTTCGAGAGCTCCGAGCCCGCTTTCGTGAACGGCAAGGAGATCCGCATCTGGTGCGTGCCGGGCAAGAAGCACATGACCTCGTGGGCGCTCAAGTGCGCTGTGCGTGGCATCGAGTGGTTCGAGGAATACTTCGGTGTTCCCTACTTCGGCGGCGACAAGATCGACCACGTGGCGATTCCCGACTTCGAAGCCGGCGCCATGGAGAACACGGGCTGCGTCACCTACCGCGAGGAGGCGCTGCTCTGCGACGAGGCCACGGCTGCCCACGACGAACTCGAGGGCATCGCCGTGACGGTGCTGCACGAGACGTCGCACTTCTGGTTCGGTGACCTGGTCACCATGGACTGGTGGAACGGGCTGTGGCTGAACGAGTCGTTCGCCACGTTCATGGAGAACCTCTGCCTGGCCATGTGGAAGCCCGAGTGGAAGATCTGGGACGGGTTCGGTGGCACGCGCGCTGCGGCTCTCCGCATCGACGGGCTGAAGAGCACGCACCCGATCGAGATGCCGGTCAACCACCCGGACGAGGTCGACGAGCTGTTCGACGCCATCTCCTACAACAAGGGTGGCTCGGTGCTGGACATGATTCACCAGTACATCGGCTTCGAGACCTTCCGCGAGGGCATCCGCATCTACCTGAAGCGCCACGGCCTGAGCAACACCCAGACGGGCGACCTCTGGGATGCGCTCGAGGAGGCCTGCCGCCTCAGTGGCTCGAACGTGCCCGTGCGTCGCATCATGGACGCCTGGGTGTTCACGCCGGGTCACCCGGTGGTGTCGGTGGAGCGCGGCGAGAAGCCGGGCACCATCAAGGTGACGCAGCAGCAGTTCCAGTTCCTGAACGAGGAGCCGTCCACTGCGCTGTGGCCCATCCCGCTCATCATCAAGACCAGGACGGCGAGCGGCGACATCGTCAAGCAGACGGTGCTGTTCGACACCGCCGACGCCACCATCGACGTGGGCGAGGGGTTCCAGTGGGTCAAGCTCAACGCCGGTGGTTCGGGTGTGCACCGCGTGCGCTACTCGAGCGAGCTGGCGCTGGCGCTCACTGCCAACGTGCAGGAGAACCTCTCGGTGATCGAGCGGTTCAACCTCGTCAACGACGCCTGGGCCGGTGTTCGCGCCGGTCTGAGCACGAGCATCGACTTCCTCGAACTCGTGCCTCGCTTCGCGGGTGAGACCGACCCGACGGTGTTCGGCATCATCCTCGGCGGTCTCGGTGCCATGCACCGGTTGCTGCCCGAGGAGAAGCGCCAGCCCCTGAAGGACATCATCCGTGCCTTCGCGCGCCCGACGTTCGACCAGCTCGGTTGGACGCCTGTGGCGGGTGAGTCGGTGCAGACGACCCAGCTGCGCGCTTCGCTCTTCTCGACGCTCGGCACCACCTGTGAAGACCCCGAGGTGCGCGCGCGTGCCGAGGAGCTCTTCGCGGCGTGGCAGAAGGACCGGGCTTCGGTCGATCCGAACCTGGTTTCGGTCTTCGTCGGCATCCTCGCTTACTTCGGTGACCAGGCGCGTTACGAGGAGTTCAAGCAGCTCTTCAAGACCGCACGCACGCCGAGTGACAGCAACACCTTCCTCTTCTCGCTGTACGGCTTCCGTTCGCTCGAGCTGCTGAAGCTGACGCTGGACTTCAGCTTCAGCGACGAAGTGAGCGTGCAGAACTCGCCGTACCTGTTCGCCGGCCTGCTCGGCAACAAGTACTCCCAGGAGTTCGCCTGGAACTACCTGCGCGACAACTGGGAGAAGGTGAAGAGCGCCTTCCCGACCAACATGGTGCCGGCCATTGCTCGCGCCTGCGGGTCGCTCGATACGCCTGACCGGGCAGCCGAAGTGCGTCAGTTCTTCAGCACGCACGAGGTCAAGGCCGGCGCCATGGCAGTGGCTCAGATGCTCGAGCAGCTGTCCATCGCCGTGCGTCTGCGCGAGAACGAGACCAACCGTCTCCTCGACTACCTGGCGAAGCGCTAG
- a CDS encoding M1 family peptidase: MSIETSLRLRHTLTNLESKNMCNKHANPQADSDVPSYKLPTSVIPSHYRVRQMPNFGTFTFTGEVEIDVDVLRPTCSLTLNTKDLKITSAYVVHENGTRLDALKTRATVRFADAETSKYADIEHESAGTYDAEAERTTFNFAGTLGAGKWKFFAEYEGSLVQPSLEGFYRSKWTDDKGEVHWIGTTQFEATHARRAFPCFDEPALKATFDIELIVDDRLTALSNGRIKSEEPYDDGIRYVTAGPTYKLVKFHTTPKQSTYLVAYCIGEFESSEPVFANNKEIRIWSIPGQNHLKSLALRTAAFGVKWFEEFFNRPYFGGDKIDMIAIPDFRSGAMENTGLITYRATALLADETKATSQEIKRVVEVVLHELDHQWNGNEVTMAWWDGLGLNESFATFMAYLAMNHFAPEWNIWNDFGIKRAGAFALDSLKRTHPVFGKVGHPDEVEQIFDMITYEKGGSLLFQILQYIGEDTFRTGMRIYMERHALGNTEVTDLWDALEEGCKLHNNNTPVRHIMDTWMLTSGHPVLTVSESDKPGFVKFSQEQFQFLPEGENTQLWPIPVHIRYATKDGVVKEEKFIVSEREQTVYIDKDFQYIIANAGGSGFYRVRYSDGLLARLTADPLATMQVIERFNLVNDTWGGVRANKTSSETYLGLIGNFGAETNPNVWSIISSSLGHLYTLTQGAERQSMKQFIRDLVKPVFTGLGWAPKADESPATRELRGSLAGLLGTVGSDADVRAKATELYDAWKKDATSIDPNVVPAVISIMAHTGDKARFDEFVGFAKSAKTDQEKLRFLTALGKFREPALYTAAMQMMLAEVKTDDAPYILAAYLGTEHAGEATWDFMRANWEKINQKFPTRGVVRMVENCSGLDTPELQAEIVDFFEKNEVKQGDVALGQMLERLAVNVRLRQNETPKLTAKLTSLVAATKDGAEKEPVTTK; encoded by the coding sequence TTGTCCATCGAAACCTCGTTGAGGCTTCGACACACCTTAACGAATCTGGAGTCAAAAAACATGTGTAACAAGCACGCAAATCCGCAGGCTGACTCGGATGTGCCGAGCTACAAGCTCCCCACTTCCGTGATTCCCAGCCACTATCGGGTTCGGCAGATGCCGAACTTCGGCACGTTCACCTTCACGGGCGAAGTCGAGATCGACGTCGACGTCCTCCGTCCGACCTGCAGCCTGACGCTCAACACGAAGGACCTGAAGATCACGAGCGCCTACGTCGTGCACGAGAACGGCACTCGCCTCGACGCTCTCAAGACGCGCGCCACGGTGCGCTTCGCTGACGCCGAGACGAGCAAGTACGCCGACATCGAGCACGAGAGCGCCGGCACCTACGACGCCGAGGCCGAGCGCACGACGTTCAACTTCGCCGGCACGCTCGGTGCGGGCAAGTGGAAGTTCTTCGCGGAGTACGAGGGCAGCCTCGTGCAGCCGAGCCTGGAGGGCTTCTACCGCTCCAAGTGGACCGACGACAAGGGCGAGGTGCACTGGATCGGCACCACCCAGTTCGAGGCCACGCACGCCCGCCGCGCCTTCCCCTGCTTCGACGAGCCGGCCCTCAAGGCCACGTTCGACATCGAGCTCATCGTCGACGACCGGCTGACGGCGCTCTCCAACGGGCGCATCAAGTCGGAAGAGCCGTACGATGACGGCATCCGCTACGTGACGGCGGGCCCGACCTACAAGCTCGTCAAGTTCCACACCACGCCGAAGCAGTCGACCTACCTGGTCGCCTACTGCATCGGTGAGTTCGAGAGCTCCGAGCCGGTCTTCGCCAACAACAAGGAGATCCGCATCTGGTCGATTCCCGGCCAGAACCACCTCAAGAGCCTGGCGCTGCGCACCGCGGCTTTCGGCGTCAAGTGGTTCGAGGAGTTCTTCAACCGTCCCTACTTCGGTGGTGACAAGATCGACATGATCGCCATTCCCGACTTCCGGTCGGGCGCCATGGAGAACACCGGTCTGATCACCTACCGCGCCACCGCCCTGCTCGCCGACGAGACCAAGGCGACGAGCCAGGAGATCAAGCGCGTCGTCGAGGTGGTGCTGCACGAGCTCGACCACCAGTGGAACGGCAACGAGGTGACCATGGCCTGGTGGGACGGCCTCGGTCTGAACGAGTCGTTCGCCACCTTCATGGCGTACCTGGCCATGAACCACTTCGCTCCAGAGTGGAACATCTGGAACGACTTCGGCATCAAGCGCGCCGGCGCCTTCGCGCTCGACTCGCTCAAGCGCACCCACCCTGTCTTCGGCAAGGTCGGCCACCCCGACGAGGTCGAGCAGATCTTCGACATGATCACCTACGAGAAGGGCGGTTCGCTGCTCTTCCAGATCCTGCAGTACATCGGCGAGGACACCTTCCGCACCGGCATGCGCATCTACATGGAGCGCCATGCCCTGGGCAACACCGAGGTCACCGACCTCTGGGACGCTCTCGAGGAGGGCTGCAAGCTCCACAACAACAACACCCCGGTGCGCCACATCATGGACACCTGGATGCTCACTTCCGGTCACCCTGTGCTGACCGTGTCGGAGTCTGACAAGCCGGGCTTCGTCAAGTTCAGCCAGGAGCAGTTCCAGTTCCTGCCGGAAGGCGAGAACACGCAGCTGTGGCCTATCCCCGTCCACATCCGCTATGCCACCAAGGATGGTGTGGTGAAGGAGGAGAAGTTCATCGTCTCCGAGCGCGAGCAGACGGTGTACATCGACAAGGACTTCCAGTACATCATCGCCAACGCCGGCGGCTCGGGCTTCTACCGCGTGCGCTACTCGGACGGGCTCCTGGCTCGCCTGACGGCCGACCCGCTCGCCACCATGCAGGTGATCGAGCGCTTCAACCTGGTCAACGACACCTGGGGCGGTGTTCGCGCCAACAAGACCAGCTCCGAGACCTACCTGGGGCTGATCGGGAACTTCGGCGCCGAGACCAACCCGAACGTCTGGAGCATCATCAGCAGCTCTCTGGGCCACCTCTACACCCTCACCCAGGGTGCGGAGCGTCAGTCCATGAAGCAGTTCATCCGTGACCTGGTCAAGCCCGTCTTCACGGGTCTGGGCTGGGCTCCGAAGGCCGACGAGTCGCCGGCTACCCGCGAGCTGCGTGGTTCGCTGGCAGGGCTCCTGGGCACGGTCGGTAGCGACGCCGATGTGCGTGCCAAGGCCACCGAGCTGTACGACGCCTGGAAGAAGGACGCCACGTCCATCGACCCCAACGTCGTGCCGGCCGTGATCTCGATCATGGCGCACACCGGCGACAAGGCTCGTTTCGACGAGTTCGTGGGCTTCGCCAAGTCGGCCAAGACCGACCAGGAGAAGCTCCGCTTCCTCACGGCGCTGGGCAAGTTCCGTGAGCCGGCTCTCTACACCGCTGCCATGCAGATGATGCTGGCTGAGGTGAAGACCGACGACGCCCCCTACATCCTGGCCGCCTACCTGGGTACCGAGCACGCCGGCGAGGCGACCTGGGACTTCATGCGGGCGAACTGGGAGAAGATCAACCAGAAGTTCCCCACGCGCGGCGTTGTGCGCATGGTGGAGAACTGCTCGGGTCTCGACACGCCTGAGCTGCAGGCCGAGATCGTCGACTTCTTCGAGAAGAACGAGGTCAAGCAGGGCGACGTCGCCCTCGGGCAGATGCTGGAGCGGCTGGCGGTGAACGTCCGTCTGCGCCAGAACGAGACGCCCAAGCTCACGGCGAAGCTCACCAGCCTCGTCGCCGCCACCAAGGACGGTGCGGAGAAGGAGCCGGTGACGACCAAGTAG